From Symphalangus syndactylus isolate Jambi chromosome 17, NHGRI_mSymSyn1-v2.1_pri, whole genome shotgun sequence, one genomic window encodes:
- the TM4SF1 gene encoding transmembrane 4 L6 family member 1 isoform X2: MCYGKCARCIGHSLVGLALLCIAANILLYFPNGETRYASENHLSRFVWFFSGIVGGGLLMLLPAFVFIGLEQDDCCGCCGHENCGKRCAMLSSVLAALIGIAGSGYCVIVAALGLAEGPLCLDSLGQWNYTFASTEGQYLLDTSTWSQCTEPKHIVEWNVSLFSILLALGGIEFILCLIQVINGVLGGICGFCCSRQQQYDC, encoded by the exons ATGTGCTACGGGAAGTGTGCACGATGCATCGGACATTCTCTGGTGGGGCTTGCCCTCCTGTGCATTGCAGCTAATATTCTGCTTTACTTTCCCAATGGGGAAACAAGGTACGCCTCTGAAAACCACCTCAGCCGCTTCGTGTGGTTCTTTTCTGGCATCGTAGGAGGGGGCCTGCTG ATGCTCCTGCCAGCATTTGTCTTCATTGGGCTGGAACAGGATgactgctgtggctgctgtggccaTGAAAACTGTGGCAAACGATGTGCG ATGCTTTCTTCTGTACTGGCTGCTCTCATTGGAATTGCAGGATCTGGCTACTGTGTCATTGTGGCAGCCCTTGGCTTAGCAGAAGGACCACTATGTCTTGATTCCCTCGGCCAGTGGAACTACACCTTTGCCAGTACCGAGGGCCA GTACCTTCTGGACACCTCCACATGGTCCCAGTGCACTGAACCCAAGCAcattgtggagtggaatgtgtcTCTGTTTTCTATCCTCTTGGCTCTTGGTGGAATTGAATTCATCTTGTGTCTTATTCAAGTAATAAATGGAGTGCTTGGAGGCATATGTGGCTTTTGCTGCTCTCGCCAACAG caATATGACTGCTAA
- the TM4SF1 gene encoding transmembrane 4 L6 family member 1 isoform X3 has product MCYGKCARCIGHSLVGLALLCIAANILLYFPNGETRYASENHLSRFVWFFSGIVGGGLLMLLPAFVFIGLEQDDCCGCCGHENCGKRCAVPSGHLHMVPVH; this is encoded by the exons ATGTGCTACGGGAAGTGTGCACGATGCATCGGACATTCTCTGGTGGGGCTTGCCCTCCTGTGCATTGCAGCTAATATTCTGCTTTACTTTCCCAATGGGGAAACAAGGTACGCCTCTGAAAACCACCTCAGCCGCTTCGTGTGGTTCTTTTCTGGCATCGTAGGAGGGGGCCTGCTG ATGCTCCTGCCAGCATTTGTCTTCATTGGGCTGGAACAGGATgactgctgtggctgctgtggccaTGAAAACTGTGGCAAACGATGTGCG GTACCTTCTGGACACCTCCACATGGTCCCAGTGCACTGA
- the TM4SF1 gene encoding transmembrane 4 L6 family member 1 isoform X1: MCYGKCARCIGHSLVGLALLCIAANILLYFPNGETRYASENHLSRFVWFFSGIVGGGLLMLLPAFVFIGLEQDDCCGCCGHENCGKRCAMLSSVLAALIGIAGSGYCVIVAALGLAEGPLCLDSLGQWNYTFASTEGQYLLDTSTWSQCTEPKHIVEWNVSLFSILLALGGIEFILCLIQVINGVLGGICGFCCSRQQVRTCMKINMTAKRTTPGQSHNLPLFHCNLYISLVFICKTLY; this comes from the exons ATGTGCTACGGGAAGTGTGCACGATGCATCGGACATTCTCTGGTGGGGCTTGCCCTCCTGTGCATTGCAGCTAATATTCTGCTTTACTTTCCCAATGGGGAAACAAGGTACGCCTCTGAAAACCACCTCAGCCGCTTCGTGTGGTTCTTTTCTGGCATCGTAGGAGGGGGCCTGCTG ATGCTCCTGCCAGCATTTGTCTTCATTGGGCTGGAACAGGATgactgctgtggctgctgtggccaTGAAAACTGTGGCAAACGATGTGCG ATGCTTTCTTCTGTACTGGCTGCTCTCATTGGAATTGCAGGATCTGGCTACTGTGTCATTGTGGCAGCCCTTGGCTTAGCAGAAGGACCACTATGTCTTGATTCCCTCGGCCAGTGGAACTACACCTTTGCCAGTACCGAGGGCCA GTACCTTCTGGACACCTCCACATGGTCCCAGTGCACTGAACCCAAGCAcattgtggagtggaatgtgtcTCTGTTTTCTATCCTCTTGGCTCTTGGTGGAATTGAATTCATCTTGTGTCTTATTCAAGTAATAAATGGAGTGCTTGGAGGCATATGTGGCTTTTGCTGCTCTCGCCAACAGGTAAGAACCTGCATGAAAAT caATATGACTGCTAAAAGAACCACCCCAGGACAGAGCCACAATCTTCCTCTATTTcattgtaatttatatatttcactTGTATTCATTTGTAAAACTTTGTATTAG